In Paroedura picta isolate Pp20150507F chromosome 12, Ppicta_v3.0, whole genome shotgun sequence, one DNA window encodes the following:
- the SPOUT1 gene encoding 28S rRNA (uridine-N(3))-methyltransferase isoform X3, which produces MAGLLKIAIHLKNCACTQKLIPTPGEEKKIDWRKWKQEKKEEKKKWKEIKLLRKLEKKRMQEVMEKKKEDMEPMEGKGRPYTVSIALPGSILNNAQSPELRTYLAGQIARACAIFNVDEIVVFDEQGEDSKYLRKSFFPKHQDLQFAGLLNPLDSPHHVRIDEESDYREGVVLSRPTKPGRGSFVNCGMRKEVQIDKQLEPGLRVTVRLEKQQHPDSKMRKGTVVSSHQPRTVSGLYWGYSVRLASCLSAVFAECPFKEGYDLSIGTSERGASVDQAVVPSFSHALIVFGGLQGLEAGVEADPNLEVSDPSTVFDLYLDTCPGQGSRTIRTEEAILISLSALRPRIEEAAKKNRSN; this is translated from the exons ATGGCCGGTCTTCTGAAGATTGCTATCCAtctgaagaattgtgcatgcacacaaaagcttatccccacaCCT GGTGAAGAGAAGAAGATCGACTGGCGCAAATGGAAGCAAGAaa aaaaggaggagaagaaaaagtggAAGGAGATAAAGCTGTTGAGGAAACTCGAAAAGAAGAGAATGCAGGAGGTgatggagaaaaagaaagaagacatgGAGCCCATGGAAGGCAAAG GGCGTCCCTATACGGTCAGCATCGCACTTCCAGGCTCCATTCTCAACAACGCGCAGTCGCCAGAGCTGCGGACGTACCTCGCCGGGCAGATTGCCCGTGCCTGCGCCATCTTCAATGTGGACGAGATCGTGGTGTTTGATGAGCAAGGTGAAGATTCAAA gtaCCTCAGGAAATCTTTTTTCCCCAAGCACCAGGATCTGCAGTTTGCAG GGCTCCTGAATCCCTTAGACAGTCCGCACCACGTTCGGATTGATGAGGAATCGGACTACCGCGAAGGGGTGGTTTTGTCGCGGCCTACCAAGCCAGGCCGAGGGTCCTTTGTCAACTGCGGCATGCGGAAG GAGGTACAGATCGACAAGCAGCTGGAGCCTGGCCTTCGGGTGACCGTGCGGCTGGAGAAGCAGCAGCATCCTG ACAGCAAAATGCGGAAGGGCACGGTAGTATCCTCACACCAACCCCGAACCGTCTCCGGCCTTTACTGGGGCTACAGTGTTCGCTTAGCCTCCTGCCTGA gtgccGTCTTCGCAGAATGCCCTTTCAAAGAAGGCTACGATCTTTCCATTGGGACCTCTGAGCGGGGGGCCTCCGTGGACCAGGCTGTTGTCCCCTCTTTTAG CCACGCTCTGATCGTTTTTGGCGGCTTGCAAGGCCTAGAAGCTGGCGTGGAGGCCGACCCAAACTTGGAGGTCTCAGATCCGAGTACCGTGTTCGACCTTTACTTGGACACCTGCCCAGGGCAAGGAAGCCGCACCATCAGGACTGAG GAAGCAATCCTCATCTCTCTGTCAGCTCTGAGACCCCGGATTGAGGAAGCGGCAAAGAAAAACAGGAGCAATTGA
- the SPOUT1 gene encoding 28S rRNA (uridine-N(3))-methyltransferase isoform X1, translated as MAGLLKIAIHLKNCACTQKLIPTPGEEKKIDWRKWKQEKKEEKKKWKEIKLLRKLEKKRMQEVMEKKKEDMEPMEGKGRPYTVSIALPGSILNNAQSPELRTYLAGQIARACAIFNVDEIVVFDEQGEDSKTIEGEFEGVKKRGQACVQLARILQYLECPQYLRKSFFPKHQDLQFAGLLNPLDSPHHVRIDEESDYREGVVLSRPTKPGRGSFVNCGMRKEVQIDKQLEPGLRVTVRLEKQQHPDSKMRKGTVVSSHQPRTVSGLYWGYSVRLASCLSAVFAECPFKEGYDLSIGTSERGASVDQAVVPSFSHALIVFGGLQGLEAGVEADPNLEVSDPSTVFDLYLDTCPGQGSRTIRTEEAILISLSALRPRIEEAAKKNRSN; from the exons ATGGCCGGTCTTCTGAAGATTGCTATCCAtctgaagaattgtgcatgcacacaaaagcttatccccacaCCT GGTGAAGAGAAGAAGATCGACTGGCGCAAATGGAAGCAAGAaa aaaaggaggagaagaaaaagtggAAGGAGATAAAGCTGTTGAGGAAACTCGAAAAGAAGAGAATGCAGGAGGTgatggagaaaaagaaagaagacatgGAGCCCATGGAAGGCAAAG GGCGTCCCTATACGGTCAGCATCGCACTTCCAGGCTCCATTCTCAACAACGCGCAGTCGCCAGAGCTGCGGACGTACCTCGCCGGGCAGATTGCCCGTGCCTGCGCCATCTTCAATGTGGACGAGATCGTGGTGTTTGATGAGCAAGGTGAAGATTCAAA gaccatcgAAGGAGAATTTGAGGGGGTCAAGAAGAGAGGGCAAGCCTGTGTGCAGCTGGCCCGGATTCTGCAGTACCTGGAATGTCCCCA gtaCCTCAGGAAATCTTTTTTCCCCAAGCACCAGGATCTGCAGTTTGCAG GGCTCCTGAATCCCTTAGACAGTCCGCACCACGTTCGGATTGATGAGGAATCGGACTACCGCGAAGGGGTGGTTTTGTCGCGGCCTACCAAGCCAGGCCGAGGGTCCTTTGTCAACTGCGGCATGCGGAAG GAGGTACAGATCGACAAGCAGCTGGAGCCTGGCCTTCGGGTGACCGTGCGGCTGGAGAAGCAGCAGCATCCTG ACAGCAAAATGCGGAAGGGCACGGTAGTATCCTCACACCAACCCCGAACCGTCTCCGGCCTTTACTGGGGCTACAGTGTTCGCTTAGCCTCCTGCCTGA gtgccGTCTTCGCAGAATGCCCTTTCAAAGAAGGCTACGATCTTTCCATTGGGACCTCTGAGCGGGGGGCCTCCGTGGACCAGGCTGTTGTCCCCTCTTTTAG CCACGCTCTGATCGTTTTTGGCGGCTTGCAAGGCCTAGAAGCTGGCGTGGAGGCCGACCCAAACTTGGAGGTCTCAGATCCGAGTACCGTGTTCGACCTTTACTTGGACACCTGCCCAGGGCAAGGAAGCCGCACCATCAGGACTGAG GAAGCAATCCTCATCTCTCTGTCAGCTCTGAGACCCCGGATTGAGGAAGCGGCAAAGAAAAACAGGAGCAATTGA
- the SPOUT1 gene encoding 28S rRNA (uridine-N(3))-methyltransferase isoform X2: protein MAARSGGRRMREGEEKKIDWRKWKQEKKEEKKKWKEIKLLRKLEKKRMQEVMEKKKEDMEPMEGKGRPYTVSIALPGSILNNAQSPELRTYLAGQIARACAIFNVDEIVVFDEQGEDSKTIEGEFEGVKKRGQACVQLARILQYLECPQYLRKSFFPKHQDLQFAGLLNPLDSPHHVRIDEESDYREGVVLSRPTKPGRGSFVNCGMRKEVQIDKQLEPGLRVTVRLEKQQHPDSKMRKGTVVSSHQPRTVSGLYWGYSVRLASCLSAVFAECPFKEGYDLSIGTSERGASVDQAVVPSFSHALIVFGGLQGLEAGVEADPNLEVSDPSTVFDLYLDTCPGQGSRTIRTEEAILISLSALRPRIEEAAKKNRSN from the exons ATGGCGGCGAGGAGCGGAGGGAGGCGCATGCGGGAG GGTGAAGAGAAGAAGATCGACTGGCGCAAATGGAAGCAAGAaa aaaaggaggagaagaaaaagtggAAGGAGATAAAGCTGTTGAGGAAACTCGAAAAGAAGAGAATGCAGGAGGTgatggagaaaaagaaagaagacatgGAGCCCATGGAAGGCAAAG GGCGTCCCTATACGGTCAGCATCGCACTTCCAGGCTCCATTCTCAACAACGCGCAGTCGCCAGAGCTGCGGACGTACCTCGCCGGGCAGATTGCCCGTGCCTGCGCCATCTTCAATGTGGACGAGATCGTGGTGTTTGATGAGCAAGGTGAAGATTCAAA gaccatcgAAGGAGAATTTGAGGGGGTCAAGAAGAGAGGGCAAGCCTGTGTGCAGCTGGCCCGGATTCTGCAGTACCTGGAATGTCCCCA gtaCCTCAGGAAATCTTTTTTCCCCAAGCACCAGGATCTGCAGTTTGCAG GGCTCCTGAATCCCTTAGACAGTCCGCACCACGTTCGGATTGATGAGGAATCGGACTACCGCGAAGGGGTGGTTTTGTCGCGGCCTACCAAGCCAGGCCGAGGGTCCTTTGTCAACTGCGGCATGCGGAAG GAGGTACAGATCGACAAGCAGCTGGAGCCTGGCCTTCGGGTGACCGTGCGGCTGGAGAAGCAGCAGCATCCTG ACAGCAAAATGCGGAAGGGCACGGTAGTATCCTCACACCAACCCCGAACCGTCTCCGGCCTTTACTGGGGCTACAGTGTTCGCTTAGCCTCCTGCCTGA gtgccGTCTTCGCAGAATGCCCTTTCAAAGAAGGCTACGATCTTTCCATTGGGACCTCTGAGCGGGGGGCCTCCGTGGACCAGGCTGTTGTCCCCTCTTTTAG CCACGCTCTGATCGTTTTTGGCGGCTTGCAAGGCCTAGAAGCTGGCGTGGAGGCCGACCCAAACTTGGAGGTCTCAGATCCGAGTACCGTGTTCGACCTTTACTTGGACACCTGCCCAGGGCAAGGAAGCCGCACCATCAGGACTGAG GAAGCAATCCTCATCTCTCTGTCAGCTCTGAGACCCCGGATTGAGGAAGCGGCAAAGAAAAACAGGAGCAATTGA